The Nitrospiraceae bacterium genome segment CATTCAAGGTAAGCATCCATTTTACAGCATGCTCAATCTCATCATTACTTAGCGCCCTGCCTTTTAAAGAGGTTGTGAGTATGCCAATTCCAAGCGGTTTCGTAAGTATGATTATGTCTCCTGCTTGAGCGCCTGTAACTCTGAGAATTTTATTTTTATCAATAGTACCTGTCACTGAAAGACCAAATCTGATTTCAGGATCCTCAAAACTATGACCTCCAAGCAAATATGTTCCCGACCTATTCAGAGTATCCAAAGCGCCTTTTAAAATCTCTGAGATCAGGGTTGTCTCAAAATCACATATAGGGAATCCTGCCAAAGCAAGTGCAGTCAATGGTTTTCCTCCCATAGCATAGATATCGCTAAGGGAATTTACAGCGCTTATTGCTCCAAATGTGAAAGGATCATTAACAACAGGAGTTATTATGTCGGCAGTCTCGACAAGCGCAGTATTGCCTGAGAGCAAAAAAATCCCTGCGTCGTCACCCGGCCCGACAAGCACATTTCTACTCGCAGGCTGTTTGATAGAGTGAATAATCTTTTCGAGGTCCGCCGGACCTACTTTACCGGCTCAACCGGCAGCTTTAACTTTTTCTGTCAGTCTATAGTCCATGTAAAAGATGATACACGATTAGAATCAAGGATACAACTATTTACGTTTAAAAAACTTCTTGAGATCATCAAGAGAAAAGAAAATTCTGGTTGGTCTTCCATGAGGACATTGGTCAGGGAAATCTGTTTTATCGAGGTCAGCAATGAGGCTTGAGAATTCTTCCTGATTAAGGATTTCTTTGCCGCGAACAGAACTATGACATGCGATACTCGCTGCAATTTTCTCCTTTAAGGATCTTTCAGGCGATAGTCCTTCAATAAGTGAAGATGCGATATCAGAGAGAATCCCCCTGATATCAGAATTCATCAACTCATCCGGCAGAGATCGGATAATTATTGTGTCATGTCCAAAATCATCAATGTCAATTCCGAATTCATCGAGAAGATTTTCATTCTCAAGGATAATTTTATATTCTTTGGCAGACAGTTTAATCTGTTTTGGAAACAGCAGCTGATGAGAACTTAGATTAATTTTCTTCAAAAATTTTTCATACATTATTCTTTCATGCGCAGCATGATGATCAATCAGCGTCAACCCGCCTTTGCCTGACATTGCAACAAAAGTATCTCCAAGATAAACGAATGGAATAGAAGGCTTATATGCAAGCTCAAGATTTTCAGAAATCACCGGAGCAGTATTTATAAATGACTGTTTGGAATAATTTTGCTGGTGCCCGGGCCGAGACATCTCTTCAGTAAATTGCCTTGTGTATTCAACTCTTTTTTCTTTTATTACATCCTTAATGCCTGCATTAATGAAATTGTAGACAGCTTCTTTGTTCTCGAACCGCACTTCTTTTTTTGTCGGGTGCACATTGAAGTCGACAATTTTTGGGTTGATATCAAGAAATATAAAAAATACAGGATGCTTGTCTTTAGGAAGAATACCTTCATATGCATTGTAAACAGCATGTGATATGGAATAGTCTTTTATTGGACGATCATTAACAAAAATAAACTGATGAGCCTTGCTGCTTCTGAAATTTTCAGTTTTTGAAATGAAGGCGCTCATGTTCAACGAATTATAGTTCAAATTCACTTCTACTAATCCGGCCATAAGCTCGTCACCGTAAATCTGCATTACTCTTTCTCTCAATCCAGATGCCTTTGACAGAACAATTGTTTCCTGGTTATCTGTTACAAGGGTGAAACCAATCTCAGGATGAGAAAGGGCTTCTTTGGTTACAGTATCAATTATGTGGTAAAGTTCGGTTGTGTTAGTTTTCAAGAATTTCTTTCTTGCAGGAGTATTGAAAAATAAATCTTTTATCTCAATTGACGTGCCAGAAGAAGGGGAATCTTTTTTGCTTTTTAATTCGCCGCCATGAAGTTCTATAGAAAAACCTGATACTGCTTCTTTTAATCCTGTAACAAGTTTTATTTTTGATACTGATGCTATTGAAGGAAGGGCTTCGCCTCGGAATCCCATTGTTGTTATATTGAATAAATCAGACTCATCCCTGATCTTGCTTGTTGCATATTGTTCAAAGCATAAAACCGCATCGTCTTTATCCATGCCAATCCCATTATCAGAAACCTTAATCATCTTTTTCCCGCCGTGCAGGATCTCGATTCTTATGTCAGTGCTTTCTGCATCAATGGAATTTTCGATAAGTTCTTTTACAACAGATGCAGGTCTTTCAATGACCTCGCCTGCGGCAATTTTATTTCTTAAATCAACAGAGAGAATCTTTATCTGAGGCATATGACATTTTAATTGCTGGGATGAGATTTCGCAAGTGGCACATTTACTTGATATTGCACTTTTAGCATGATAGGATTATGAAATACAAAAACCAATGGACAAGCCTTATCCTAAATTTATACAGTTCTTTCCTACACTAAGATGCAATAGTAGCTGCAGTTTTTGCTTTAACAGAGGAATTGGAATCAATGAAGAAATCAATAAAGCGAATTATAAAAAAATAATTGATAAGTTAGCAGATGCTGGAATAAATGAAATAGATATTCTGGGCGGCGAGCCGACTCTTCATCCGGAAATAATACAATTAATCGATATCCCAATCAAAAGAAACATGCATGTATTTCTAAGCTCTAACGGGTCTAATATCGATATATTAGAGTTGCTGCTGCAAAAATACAATAAAAATACCCTTACACTAGGTATCTCCGTTAACAGCAAAAAAATTTCTAATGAACTGCATAATTTTATTGTTAAAAACAAACCAATACTTAAAGGAATATGCACAGCTGAAAAAACAATACCTGATGCCGCTGTTGATTATGTGAAATCCGGGATTCCATATTTTATTTTATTTATGGATGCGATTACTAAAAAAGAGCTTAAAGAAACAATTCCATTTTATGAATTTTTACAAAAACTGAATACTTTGAAAGATAAATATAAAAATGTTGATGGTGTATACTGTTCAGGTTTTGTTTCAAAAGATAGGCATGAAACAAGATGCCCGGCAGGTACTGTAAAACTATCGGTGTTGCCTGATGGTTCGGTGTTTCCTTGCTATCTTCTAGCACGTAATGAAAAATTCAGATTTGGGAATATATTAGAGGACAGTTTTGACACGCTAATGAAAAACCCGTGCTTAGATTTTTTTAAAGGTATGAAAAAAAATTCTTGTCCAAAAAAGGAATGTAAAGTTTTTAATTCATGTAATGGAGGATGTCCTGCAATAAGCTTGTTAATTTATAATGATATTAATGCGCCAGACCCAAGGTGCAATTTAACCTATGAAAGTGTTTATGAATAGCGGCTGTTTTTATGAGGCAGGCTGCTTAATGCAGCCTGCCTTTTAGCTGTCTTTTCTATTATCTTGGAGGAGCTGCCTGAGGGTCGATCGTAAACGAACAATGTGATTTTGTGATAAATCTTTTTTCTGTGAATATCCTGCCTTTGTATCTGACTTTTACAATATAGGGACCTAGGTCACCCTTAAAATTAGCATCATGAATTTTAAAAGTGTTCATGCCATTATTAAATCTCTTGTTTGTTTCCCAGCCAACAAGACGGCCTTCATGGAATACACCAACGTCGAATCCATCCTGTGTTCCGCCGTTGTATCTAACTTTTATTACAAAATCTATCGGCTGTCCGGGCTTAAACCATACAGGTGTGGCCTCGAGATTGACGATATGAGTTGCAGCCATAATCTCTTTTTCGGTAAGGGCCTGAGTTGAATCCGGCGTCATAATCAAAAAGGCTGAAACAGCAATGAAAAGACTTAGCATTAATATTTTTGCTGCTTGTTGCATTTTGATACCTCCAAAATCTAAAATTTTTCGATATTTTGTATAGCACTTATTCATTCAAAAAACAGTTAATTATACCACCACCTTTCATAAAATCAGATTGTTACCAAATTTATACACCCTTTAGAATAAAATTACAATGCCAGAAATCAAGAAGAAAAAGGCACAAAATGAGACTTATAAAGCAAGGAACTAAAAACTTTTCACTCTCTGTGATGTATTAAATGTTAAAATATAAGACAAAATTTTAAAGAAGGAGACATTATGAAAGGTGTAGGCAAACACTTCAATAAAGATTTGAAGGTAAACAATATCGGAGATAACAGAATACAGGTTGTATTTCCATAAACAAAAGACATAGATGTTTATTTTTTTAAAAAAATAAGGGGTAAGAAACGAAAACTAATGAATATAAAAGAACTAAAGATCGGAGACTTGATTGCAAGAACTCCTATAATACAGGGAGGGATGGGCGTTGGAATATCTCTGTCTGGACTTGCATCTGCTGTTGCAAACGAAGGAGGAATAGGAGTTATTTCTGCTGCTGGCATTGGACTTTTTGAGCCTGACGGCCTTACAAACTATATAGACGCAAATATCAGAGCCCTGAAAAAGGAAATCCAGAAGGCAAGAGAATTGACAAAGGGCATAATAGGCGTAAACATAATGGTGGCAACATCTAATTTTGTGACCATGGTGAAAACTGCTATTGAGGAAAAAATAGACATAATTTTTTCAGGAGCAGGTCTTCCGCTTAATCTCCCGCAATTCCTGAATGGAAGCAAAAGCACAAAACTGGTTCCTATTATTTCTTCTGCAAGGGCTGCAAGAGTCATTATAAAAAAATGGCTGGATAAATATGACTATATGCCGGATGCATTTGTGGTTGAAGGGCCTATGGCAGGGGGACATCTGGGGTTTAAAGAAGAACAGCTCAAGGATCCTTCCTTCTCACTCGAAAAGATGCTTGAAGAGGTAATAAATGAAGTGAAAATATTTGAAGAAAAATATAAAAAATCTATTCCTGTAATTTGTGCTGGAGGAATATATACAGGTGAAGATATTTATAAATTCGTCCAGATGGGCGCTTCAGGGGTTCAGATGGCAACGCGATTCGTTACAACATATGAATGTGATGCATCTCCGGAATTCAAACAGGCTTATTTTGACGCCAAAAAAGAAGATATTGTTATTA includes the following:
- a CDS encoding nitronate monooxygenase family protein, producing MNIKELKIGDLIARTPIIQGGMGVGISLSGLASAVANEGGIGVISAAGIGLFEPDGLTNYIDANIRALKKEIQKARELTKGIIGVNIMVATSNFVTMVKTAIEEKIDIIFSGAGLPLNLPQFLNGSKSTKLVPIISSARAARVIIKKWLDKYDYMPDAFVVEGPMAGGHLGFKEEQLKDPSFSLEKMLEEVINEVKIFEEKYKKSIPVICAGGIYTGEDIYKFVQMGASGVQMATRFVTTYECDASPEFKQAYFDAKKEDIVIIKSPVGMPGRAIKNQFIDDVNKGEKKPFKCPYHCILTCDYNNSPYCIARALMNAQKGNMKSGFAFAGENAYRAERLLSVKELVKSLLEEYEQTANKNKSNS
- the mutL gene encoding DNA mismatch repair endonuclease MutL, which translates into the protein MPQIKILSVDLRNKIAAGEVIERPASVVKELIENSIDAESTDIRIEILHGGKKMIKVSDNGIGMDKDDAVLCFEQYATSKIRDESDLFNITTMGFRGEALPSIASVSKIKLVTGLKEAVSGFSIELHGGELKSKKDSPSSGTSIEIKDLFFNTPARKKFLKTNTTELYHIIDTVTKEALSHPEIGFTLVTDNQETIVLSKASGLRERVMQIYGDELMAGLVEVNLNYNSLNMSAFISKTENFRSSKAHQFIFVNDRPIKDYSISHAVYNAYEGILPKDKHPVFFIFLDINPKIVDFNVHPTKKEVRFENKEAVYNFINAGIKDVIKEKRVEYTRQFTEEMSRPGHQQNYSKQSFINTAPVISENLELAYKPSIPFVYLGDTFVAMSGKGGLTLIDHHAAHERIMYEKFLKKINLSSHQLLFPKQIKLSAKEYKIILENENLLDEFGIDIDDFGHDTIIIRSLPDELMNSDIRGILSDIASSLIEGLSPERSLKEKIAASIACHSSVRGKEILNQEEFSSLIADLDKTDFPDQCPHGRPTRIFFSLDDLKKFFKRK
- the selD gene encoding selenide, water dikinase SelD produces the protein MIHSIKQPASRNVLVGPGDDAGIFLLSGNTALVETADIITPVVNDPFTFGAISAVNSLSDIYAMGGKPLTALALAGFPICDFETTLISEILKGALDTLNRSGTYLLGGHSFEDPEIRFGLSVTGTIDKNKILRVTGAQAGDIIILTKPLGIGILTTSLKGRALSNDEIEHAVKWMLTLNDKASEAALNADASSATDVTGFGLLGHAYNMVADSKLDIVIENKKVPVLERVRDMVVSGMVPGGAYKNLLFIKEKVEFNQEIKEEEKLILTDPQTSGGLLIALKPEKTDFFKKMNVPFNVIGRVERGNGKIKII
- a CDS encoding radical SAM protein codes for the protein MDKPYPKFIQFFPTLRCNSSCSFCFNRGIGINEEINKANYKKIIDKLADAGINEIDILGGEPTLHPEIIQLIDIPIKRNMHVFLSSNGSNIDILELLLQKYNKNTLTLGISVNSKKISNELHNFIVKNKPILKGICTAEKTIPDAAVDYVKSGIPYFILFMDAITKKELKETIPFYEFLQKLNTLKDKYKNVDGVYCSGFVSKDRHETRCPAGTVKLSVLPDGSVFPCYLLARNEKFRFGNILEDSFDTLMKNPCLDFFKGMKKNSCPKKECKVFNSCNGGCPAISLLIYNDINAPDPRCNLTYESVYE